One part of the Microbacterium aurugineum genome encodes these proteins:
- a CDS encoding response regulator: MPEDSPRVLVVDDDPDVALLVKTVLERRAGCIVDVAEDGQVAVERVGAQRPDVVVTDIEMPGLSGLELLAELRRTVPTVPVLVMTAHVSVEYAVSALRAQADEFLTKPLDNAKLVESVTRLIEEGRRRREGARQPERVLAIGAHPDDVEIGVGGLLAAHARAGDEITILTLSRGARGGDADSRQDESLAAAELLGARLFLKDLVDTEIPGGGSTVRLIEEVVQEIRPTIVYTHSGHDRHQDHRAVSEATIVATRRVGTVACYQSPSSTIDFRPTRFVRIDQYLDEKLRLLESFHSQTASREYLAPEFVTATARYWSRFGGGTAVEPLEVVRETAEFIGAHELSRRES; the protein is encoded by the coding sequence ATGCCTGAGGATTCTCCTCGCGTTCTCGTCGTCGATGACGATCCGGACGTCGCCCTGCTCGTCAAGACCGTGCTCGAGCGGCGGGCGGGCTGCATCGTCGATGTCGCGGAAGACGGTCAGGTCGCCGTCGAGCGTGTCGGCGCTCAGCGCCCCGACGTCGTCGTGACCGACATCGAGATGCCGGGGCTGAGCGGCCTGGAGTTGCTGGCCGAGCTGCGTCGAACGGTTCCGACCGTGCCCGTGCTGGTGATGACGGCCCACGTCTCCGTCGAGTACGCGGTCTCCGCGCTGCGTGCGCAGGCGGACGAGTTCCTCACGAAACCGCTCGACAACGCCAAACTCGTCGAGTCCGTCACCCGGCTGATCGAGGAGGGGCGTCGGCGCCGGGAGGGGGCCCGCCAACCGGAACGGGTGCTCGCGATCGGCGCGCACCCCGATGACGTGGAGATCGGCGTCGGCGGACTTCTCGCGGCCCACGCCAGGGCGGGCGACGAGATCACGATCCTCACCCTCTCCCGCGGTGCCAGAGGCGGTGACGCCGACAGCCGACAGGACGAGTCGCTGGCCGCGGCCGAGTTGCTCGGCGCCCGGCTCTTCCTCAAGGACCTCGTCGACACCGAGATCCCCGGCGGCGGATCGACCGTGCGCCTCATCGAAGAGGTGGTGCAGGAGATCCGCCCCACCATCGTCTACACGCATTCGGGTCACGACAGACACCAGGATCACCGGGCCGTGAGTGAGGCCACGATCGTGGCCACTCGGCGTGTCGGCACGGTCGCCTGCTACCAGAGCCCCTCGTCGACGATCGACTTCCGCCCCACGCGGTTCGTGCGGATCGACCAGTACCTGGACGAGAAGCTCCGGCTCCTGGAGAGCTTCCACTCGCAGACCGCGAGCCGGGAGTACCTCGCACCCGAGTTCGTCACGGCGACCGCACGATACTGGTCGCGGTTCGGGGGTGGGACAGCCGTCGAACCCCTCGAGGTCGTGCGTGAGACGGCGGAGTTCATCGGTGCCCACGAACTCAGCCGACGGGAGAGCTGA
- a CDS encoding DUF2277 domain-containing protein, with translation MCRNIVPLNNLEPAATDDECHDAALQFVRKIAGTTAPSRANRAVFDRAVTEIAQATRVLLDELVTTAPPKNRDEEAAKRRARSAERYEAIRVYQQEKRAARATS, from the coding sequence ATGTGCCGAAACATCGTCCCGCTCAACAACCTCGAGCCTGCCGCGACCGACGACGAGTGCCACGACGCAGCCCTGCAGTTCGTGCGCAAGATCGCCGGGACGACGGCACCGTCCCGTGCCAATCGAGCCGTGTTCGATCGCGCTGTCACCGAGATCGCTCAGGCGACCCGGGTGCTCCTGGACGAGCTCGTCACGACGGCGCCCCCGAAGAACCGCGACGAGGAGGCGGCCAAGCGTCGGGCTCGGTCCGCAGAGCGCTACGAGGCGATCCGGGTGTATCAGCAGGAGAAGCGCGCGGCACGTGCGACCTCGTGA
- the guaB gene encoding IMP dehydrogenase — translation MEQHDPFGFVGLTYDDVLLLPGHTDVIPSEADTSSRITRRISVATPLLSSAMDTVTESRMAIAMAREGGIGILHRNLSIADQAAHVDRVKRSESGMITDPITTTQDATVEEVDNLCAKYRISGLPVVDDEGKLVGIITNRDMRFVSGFERQSTFVKDVMTRENLVTAPVGVAAGEVIALFAKHRVEKLPLIDGDGKLAGLITIKDFDKSEKYPLATKDDQGRLRVGAAIGFFGDAWERAEALRDAGVDVLVVDTANGQSQGVIDLVRRLKADASFEHIDVIGGNVATREGAQALVDAGVDAVKVGVGPGSICTTRVVAGVGVPQVTAVYEASLAARPAGVPVIADGGLQYSGDIAKALVAGADAVMLGSLLAGTDESPGEIVFQSGKQFKQYRGMGSLGAMQTRGKQTSYSKDRYFQADVPSDDKLIPEGIEGQVPYRGPLAAVAYQLVGGLRQSMFYVGARTIEELKTRGKFVRITSAGLKESHPHDVQIVVEAPNYKK, via the coding sequence ATGGAACAGCACGATCCCTTCGGCTTCGTCGGACTGACGTACGATGACGTGCTGCTCCTGCCCGGGCACACCGACGTGATCCCCAGCGAGGCGGACACCTCGTCGAGGATCACGCGGCGCATCTCGGTCGCCACCCCGCTGCTGTCGAGCGCGATGGACACCGTGACGGAGTCGCGCATGGCGATCGCGATGGCGCGTGAGGGCGGCATCGGCATCCTCCACCGCAACCTCTCCATCGCGGATCAGGCCGCGCACGTCGACCGCGTCAAGCGCAGCGAGTCGGGCATGATCACCGACCCCATCACGACCACGCAGGACGCCACGGTCGAAGAGGTCGACAACCTGTGCGCGAAGTACCGCATCTCGGGTCTCCCCGTCGTGGACGACGAGGGCAAGCTCGTCGGCATCATCACCAACCGCGACATGCGCTTCGTCTCCGGCTTCGAGCGTCAGAGCACGTTCGTCAAAGACGTCATGACGCGGGAGAACCTCGTGACCGCTCCGGTCGGCGTCGCCGCCGGCGAGGTCATCGCCCTGTTCGCCAAGCACCGTGTCGAGAAGCTGCCGCTGATCGACGGCGACGGCAAGCTCGCAGGACTGATCACCATCAAGGACTTCGACAAGAGCGAGAAGTACCCGCTCGCGACCAAGGACGACCAGGGGCGACTCCGCGTCGGTGCGGCCATCGGCTTCTTCGGAGACGCGTGGGAGCGCGCGGAGGCGCTGCGTGACGCGGGGGTCGACGTGCTGGTCGTCGATACCGCCAACGGGCAGTCCCAGGGCGTGATCGATCTCGTCCGCCGCCTGAAGGCCGACGCATCGTTCGAGCACATCGACGTCATCGGCGGGAACGTGGCGACCCGGGAGGGCGCGCAGGCTCTGGTCGACGCCGGCGTCGACGCGGTGAAGGTCGGCGTCGGACCCGGATCCATCTGCACCACGCGCGTCGTCGCGGGCGTGGGCGTGCCCCAGGTCACGGCCGTCTACGAGGCGTCGCTCGCCGCTCGTCCCGCCGGTGTCCCGGTGATCGCCGATGGTGGTCTGCAGTACTCGGGCGACATCGCGAAGGCCCTCGTCGCCGGCGCCGATGCGGTGATGCTCGGTTCGCTCCTGGCCGGCACCGACGAGTCGCCCGGCGAGATCGTCTTCCAATCGGGCAAGCAGTTCAAGCAGTATCGCGGCATGGGCTCGCTGGGTGCGATGCAGACGCGCGGCAAGCAGACCTCGTACTCCAAGGACCGCTACTTCCAGGCCGACGTCCCGAGCGACGACAAGCTGATCCCGGAGGGCATCGAAGGGCAGGTCCCGTATCGCGGGCCGCTCGCCGCCGTGGCCTATCAGCTGGTCGGAGGTCTCCGGCAGTCGATGTTCTACGTCGGCGCGCGCACCATCGAAGAGCTCAAGACGCGGGGCAAGTTCGTCCGCATCACCTCGGCGGGGCTCAAGGAGTCGCACCCGCACGACGTGCAGATCGTGGTCGAGGCACCGAACTACAAGAAGTAA
- a CDS encoding branched-chain amino acid ABC transporter permease yields the protein MALSAVLLLPPSSASAETTDDGQEITDFYFAGVVTNADEPVEGVVMSIEGNGFEAETETDAEGKWRLYVPEKETYTLTVDESTLPDGVIVDATQLPEGIQPVSGTTASFELEFGLTGTKIVNFFLGAGERVTVSFLDQLLSRMVGGLNFGLLLGLASMGAALIYGTTRLSNFAHGEMVTWGAVVMLLFTTFWNLPPWLGILAAVVGGAALGWALDAGIWKPLRRRGLGVVQLMIVSIGLSLALRYGMQYMIGGSTYQLPGASPEPIKLGPISLSYIDMIAMATSIIVILGVAFFLTRTRTGKATRAISDNPQLAAASGIDVDKVIRTVWILAGTLAAISGILWAYFRPGVKWDMGMQMLLLMFCAITLGGLGSAIGALIGSIIVGLAVEVSTLFGVPTDLKYATALVALIVILLVRPQGILGRKERLG from the coding sequence ATGGCGCTCAGCGCCGTCTTGCTCCTGCCCCCTTCATCGGCCTCAGCCGAGACGACGGACGACGGACAGGAGATCACCGACTTCTACTTCGCCGGTGTCGTCACCAACGCGGACGAGCCCGTCGAAGGCGTCGTCATGTCCATCGAGGGCAACGGCTTCGAGGCCGAGACCGAGACCGACGCCGAGGGCAAGTGGCGCCTGTACGTGCCCGAGAAGGAGACGTACACCCTCACGGTCGACGAATCCACGCTTCCGGACGGAGTGATCGTCGACGCGACCCAGCTCCCCGAAGGCATCCAGCCCGTGTCGGGGACGACGGCCTCGTTCGAGCTCGAATTCGGCCTCACCGGGACCAAGATCGTCAACTTCTTCCTCGGTGCCGGCGAACGGGTGACGGTCTCCTTCCTCGATCAGCTCCTCTCGCGCATGGTGGGCGGACTGAACTTCGGTCTCCTGCTCGGCCTCGCCTCGATGGGCGCCGCGCTGATCTACGGGACCACCCGCCTGTCGAACTTCGCCCACGGTGAGATGGTCACGTGGGGCGCGGTGGTCATGCTGCTCTTCACCACGTTCTGGAACCTTCCGCCCTGGCTCGGCATCCTCGCCGCGGTCGTGGGCGGTGCGGCACTCGGCTGGGCCCTGGATGCGGGGATCTGGAAGCCTCTGCGCCGCCGAGGCCTGGGTGTCGTCCAACTGATGATCGTGAGCATCGGCCTCTCCCTCGCCCTGCGCTACGGCATGCAGTACATGATCGGCGGGAGCACCTACCAGCTGCCGGGCGCGAGTCCCGAGCCGATCAAGCTCGGGCCCATCTCGCTCTCCTACATCGACATGATCGCGATGGCGACGAGCATCATCGTGATCCTCGGCGTGGCCTTCTTCCTCACCAGGACCCGCACCGGAAAGGCGACCCGAGCGATCTCGGACAACCCGCAGCTGGCCGCCGCATCGGGCATCGACGTCGACAAGGTGATCCGCACGGTGTGGATCCTGGCCGGCACGCTCGCGGCGATCTCCGGCATCCTGTGGGCGTACTTCCGCCCCGGGGTCAAGTGGGACATGGGTATGCAGATGCTGCTGCTGATGTTCTGTGCGATCACGCTCGGCGGTCTCGGCTCCGCGATCGGCGCCCTGATCGGCTCGATCATCGTCGGCCTCGCGGTCGAGGTGTCGACCTTGTTCGGCGTACCGACAGACCTCAAGTACGCGACAGCACTGGTCGCACTGATCGTGATCCTGCTGGTGCGACCGCAGGGCATCCTCGGGCGCAAGGAAAGGTTGGGCTGA
- a CDS encoding branched-chain amino acid ABC transporter permease, with product MDFGSIFGNTASYLFSPTTIAYALAATGLAVHFGYTGLLNFGMAAFMAIGAYGYAISILTFGFPWWAALLVGLLGGAVFALVLGIPTLRLRADYLAIATIATAEVVRLLFVTELFKDWTNSAGGLSGYHQSFRDANPFPPGTYGFGPWTYNATDLWVRVVGLISLAVAVLVVWALMRSPWGRVLKGIREDEDAVRSLGKNVFAYKMQALVVGGVIGALGGVVFILPSAVIPGSYSTSLTFFLWTILLLGGAATVLGPTLGAVLFWVVFAFLGALLPAMANAGYLPMSSAQADVVRYIVIGVVLMLIVIFRPQGILGNKREMTFVK from the coding sequence ATGGACTTCGGCAGTATTTTCGGCAACACCGCCTCCTATCTCTTCAGCCCGACGACGATCGCCTACGCGCTCGCGGCAACGGGCCTCGCCGTGCACTTCGGATACACCGGACTGCTCAACTTCGGCATGGCGGCCTTCATGGCCATCGGCGCCTACGGCTATGCGATCTCGATCCTGACGTTCGGCTTCCCCTGGTGGGCGGCGCTTCTGGTCGGCCTGCTCGGCGGGGCGGTGTTCGCTCTCGTGCTCGGTATCCCCACCCTCCGTCTGCGCGCCGACTATCTGGCCATCGCGACCATCGCGACCGCCGAGGTGGTGCGCCTGTTGTTCGTGACCGAGCTGTTCAAGGACTGGACGAACTCGGCGGGCGGACTCTCGGGCTATCACCAGAGCTTCCGCGATGCGAACCCGTTCCCTCCCGGCACCTACGGCTTCGGACCGTGGACCTACAACGCGACGGACCTCTGGGTCCGAGTCGTCGGTCTGATCAGCCTCGCGGTCGCGGTGCTCGTGGTGTGGGCGCTCATGCGCAGCCCGTGGGGTCGTGTGCTCAAGGGCATCCGCGAGGATGAGGACGCGGTGCGCTCGCTCGGCAAGAACGTCTTCGCCTACAAGATGCAGGCCCTCGTGGTGGGTGGCGTGATCGGTGCCCTCGGCGGCGTCGTGTTCATCCTGCCGTCCGCGGTGATCCCCGGCAGCTACTCCACGTCGCTGACGTTCTTCCTGTGGACGATCCTCCTCCTCGGAGGTGCGGCGACCGTGCTCGGACCCACACTCGGCGCCGTGCTGTTCTGGGTGGTGTTCGCCTTCCTCGGCGCGCTCCTCCCCGCGATGGCGAACGCCGGCTACCTCCCGATGTCCAGCGCGCAAGCCGACGTCGTGCGGTACATCGTGATCGGTGTCGTGCTGATGCTGATCGTCATTTTCCGCCCCCAGGGCATCCTCGGAAACAAGAGGGAGATGACCTTTGTCAAGTAA
- a CDS encoding ABC transporter ATP-binding protein has protein sequence MSSNDDAAVTPAKTTPRAKTGGLAAGPAAPGVKKVDPILIADAVERRFGGLTAVDVDHLEIPRGAITALIGPNGAGKTTLFNLLCGFDKPNAGTWSFDGKNLSGIPSFKVARMGQVRTFQLTKSLSLLTVLENMKLGAKDQRGEGFWAGLFPFLWRTQDQEIEARAHELLTRFKLDAKEQDFAASLSGGQRKLLEMARALMSDPTLVMLDEPMAGVNPALTQSLLEHILDLKEQGMTVLFVEHDMHMVRHIADWVVVMAEGRVVAEGPPDQVMEDPAVVDAYLGAHQDLDLGAVTGRLPVISEEDAIRIREKIETEVEAEEEAEDIEEKKS, from the coding sequence TTGTCAAGTAACGACGACGCGGCGGTCACGCCCGCGAAGACCACACCCCGCGCCAAGACCGGCGGTCTCGCCGCCGGTCCCGCAGCCCCCGGGGTCAAGAAGGTCGACCCGATCCTCATCGCCGATGCCGTGGAGCGCCGCTTCGGCGGCCTCACCGCGGTCGACGTCGATCACCTGGAGATCCCTCGCGGGGCGATCACCGCCCTGATCGGTCCGAACGGTGCCGGGAAGACGACCCTGTTCAACCTGCTGTGCGGCTTCGACAAACCGAACGCCGGCACCTGGTCGTTCGACGGCAAGAACCTCTCGGGCATCCCCTCCTTCAAGGTGGCGAGGATGGGACAGGTGCGCACGTTCCAGCTGACCAAGTCGCTGTCGCTGCTCACCGTGCTCGAGAACATGAAACTCGGCGCGAAGGACCAGCGCGGCGAAGGGTTCTGGGCGGGCTTGTTCCCCTTCCTCTGGCGCACGCAGGACCAGGAGATCGAGGCGCGCGCGCACGAACTCCTCACCCGCTTCAAGCTCGACGCCAAGGAGCAGGACTTCGCGGCATCACTCTCGGGCGGTCAGCGCAAGCTCCTCGAGATGGCCCGCGCCCTCATGAGCGATCCGACCCTGGTCATGCTCGATGAGCCGATGGCCGGCGTCAATCCCGCCCTCACGCAGTCCTTGCTCGAGCACATCCTCGACCTCAAGGAGCAGGGGATGACCGTGCTGTTCGTCGAGCACGACATGCACATGGTCCGGCACATCGCCGACTGGGTGGTCGTGATGGCCGAGGGGCGGGTCGTGGCCGAGGGGCCGCCCGACCAGGTCATGGAGGACCCCGCCGTCGTGGACGCCTACCTCGGGGCGCACCAGGATCTCGATCTCGGTGCCGTCACCGGTCGCCTCCCCGTGATCTCGGAGGAGGACGCGATCCGCATCCGGGAGAAGATCGAGACCGAGGTCGAGGCCGAAGAAGAGGCCGAGGACATCGAGGAGAAGAAGTCATGA
- a CDS encoding ABC transporter ATP-binding protein — MTDAPVERNEIKNDDVIVELTDVHAGYLPGVNILNGANLVAHKGELIGIIGPNGAGKSTLLKAIFGMVEIRSGDVTVKGESIVGLKADKLVRRGVAFVPQTNNVFPSLTIQENLEMGLYQNPKIFAERLEFVSSIFAELGKRLKQRAGSLSGGERQMVAMSRALMMDPSVLLLDEPSAGLSPVRQDDAFIRVSDINKAGVTTIMVEQNARRCLQICDRGYVLDQGKDAYEGSGRELLNDPKVIGLYLGTLGTDAA; from the coding sequence ATGACCGACGCCCCCGTCGAACGCAACGAGATCAAGAACGACGACGTCATCGTCGAGCTGACCGATGTGCACGCCGGCTACCTGCCGGGAGTGAACATCCTCAACGGAGCCAACCTCGTGGCCCACAAGGGCGAGTTGATCGGCATCATCGGACCGAACGGCGCCGGCAAGTCGACCCTGCTCAAGGCGATCTTCGGCATGGTCGAGATCCGCTCGGGCGACGTCACGGTGAAGGGCGAGAGCATCGTGGGCCTCAAGGCCGACAAGCTCGTCCGCCGCGGTGTGGCCTTCGTGCCGCAGACGAACAACGTGTTCCCCTCGCTCACGATCCAGGAGAACCTGGAGATGGGGCTCTACCAGAATCCGAAGATCTTCGCCGAGCGCCTCGAGTTCGTGAGCAGCATCTTCGCCGAGCTCGGCAAGCGCCTCAAGCAGCGCGCCGGATCGCTCTCGGGCGGTGAGCGGCAGATGGTCGCGATGTCCCGAGCGCTCATGATGGACCCCTCCGTGCTGCTGCTCGACGAGCCGTCGGCCGGCCTCTCCCCCGTGCGGCAGGACGATGCCTTCATCCGGGTCTCCGACATCAACAAGGCCGGCGTGACGACGATCATGGTGGAGCAGAACGCCCGGCGCTGCCTGCAGATCTGCGACCGCGGTTACGTGCTCGATCAGGGCAAGGATGCCTACGAGGGTTCCGGTCGCGAGCTGTTGAACGATCCGAAGGTCATCGGCCTCTACCTGGGGACGCTCGGGACCGACGCCGCCTGA
- a CDS encoding ABC transporter substrate-binding protein, giving the protein MNALKGSRTAKVFAGIALISASAIVVAGCSSTPNAEPSEGGEKPAVDLTLKLGSLLPATGSLAFLGAPMEAGVQLAVNQINEADAGVTIDLTTADEGDLDNKAYETSITNLQNAGITAMVGAASSSVTKLILDGNAGAGILTVSPSNTSPDFTGINPLYFRTAPSDNLQGEVLGNEIAEDGHKTLGIIYQNDPYGTGLFEAIKATFESTGGEVVADASYNQGDGQFNAQVSEIAAANPDAVAVVSYDQFATIAPLLGNAGVDTGSLYLVDGNLKDWGTDIPVSLEGSKGTRAGAELPQDFLDQLNEVWTADGNDPIDAVTYSAEAYDAVVLMALSALAAGSVEGADMAEQMRTVSGGDGDGEKCSTFAECADIINGGGTADYDGLSGDITFDENNDPKGAAIGVYEFDADNVTSRIK; this is encoded by the coding sequence ATGAACGCACTGAAGGGCTCGCGCACCGCGAAGGTCTTCGCCGGGATCGCTTTGATCAGCGCATCCGCCATCGTCGTCGCCGGCTGCAGCAGCACGCCGAACGCCGAGCCGAGCGAGGGTGGTGAGAAGCCGGCCGTCGATCTGACGCTCAAGCTCGGCTCGCTCCTGCCCGCGACCGGTTCGCTCGCGTTCCTCGGCGCTCCGATGGAGGCCGGTGTCCAGCTGGCCGTCAACCAGATCAACGAGGCTGACGCCGGCGTGACCATCGACCTCACCACCGCCGACGAGGGCGACCTCGACAACAAGGCGTATGAGACCTCGATCACCAACCTGCAGAACGCCGGCATCACGGCCATGGTCGGTGCCGCATCGTCGAGCGTCACCAAGCTCATCCTCGACGGCAACGCCGGTGCGGGCATCCTCACCGTCTCGCCGTCGAACACGTCCCCGGACTTCACGGGCATCAACCCGCTGTACTTCCGCACGGCACCGAGCGACAACCTCCAGGGCGAGGTCCTCGGCAACGAGATCGCCGAGGACGGTCACAAGACGCTCGGCATCATCTACCAGAACGACCCGTACGGCACCGGTCTCTTCGAAGCCATCAAGGCGACGTTCGAGAGCACCGGCGGCGAGGTCGTCGCGGATGCGTCCTACAACCAGGGTGACGGCCAGTTCAACGCGCAGGTCTCGGAGATCGCTGCGGCGAACCCCGACGCCGTGGCCGTCGTGTCGTACGACCAGTTCGCGACCATCGCGCCGCTCCTCGGCAACGCCGGGGTCGACACCGGGTCGCTGTACCTCGTCGACGGCAACCTCAAGGACTGGGGCACCGACATCCCCGTCAGCCTCGAGGGCTCGAAGGGCACCCGCGCCGGCGCCGAGCTGCCGCAGGATTTCCTCGACCAGCTGAACGAGGTCTGGACGGCTGACGGCAACGACCCGATCGACGCCGTGACGTACTCCGCCGAGGCGTACGACGCCGTGGTCCTGATGGCGCTGTCGGCTCTGGCCGCCGGCTCGGTCGAGGGTGCGGACATGGCGGAGCAGATGCGCACCGTCTCCGGTGGCGACGGCGATGGCGAGAAGTGCTCCACGTTCGCGGAGTGCGCCGACATCATCAACGGCGGCGGCACCGCGGACTACGACGGCCTCTCCGGCGACATCACGTTCGACGAGAACAACGACCCGAAGGGCGCCGCGATCGGCGTCTACGAGTTCGACGCCGACAACGTCACCTCGCGCATCAAGTAA
- the rarD gene encoding EamA family transporter RarD gives MTPETTRATRTAGVAYAGAAYLLWGVLPLYFLLLAPTGPWEVVAWRVLLSFVFCLLLLTVTRGWAAFRAILRQPRLLGWTALAGLLIYVNWQVFLIGTLSDNVIETSLGYFINPITTVLLGVFVLKERIRRLQWAAIAIAAIAVVVIIVAYRAFPWIALSLTASFGIYGLIKKKIGPAVDAVSGLTLESFWLIPIAVAQLIVVSMTPAGITMGANGGVHALLLAFAGVATAVPLLLFAAGTRRINLTVIGMIQFITPVMQFLIGAVVLKEPMPPERWAGFILVWIAIAVFLVDLLLAGRRGRRIAATELV, from the coding sequence GTGACCCCTGAGACGACCCGCGCCACCCGGACCGCGGGGGTCGCGTACGCCGGAGCCGCCTACCTGCTTTGGGGCGTGCTTCCGCTCTACTTCCTCCTGCTCGCACCGACCGGGCCGTGGGAGGTCGTCGCCTGGCGGGTGCTGCTGTCGTTCGTGTTCTGCCTCCTGCTGCTCACCGTCACCCGCGGGTGGGCCGCGTTCCGAGCGATCCTCCGGCAGCCCCGCCTGCTCGGCTGGACGGCGCTCGCCGGGCTCCTGATCTACGTCAACTGGCAGGTGTTCCTGATCGGAACCCTCAGCGACAACGTGATCGAGACGAGCCTTGGCTACTTCATCAATCCGATCACCACGGTGCTGCTCGGGGTCTTCGTCTTGAAGGAACGCATCCGCCGGCTGCAGTGGGCCGCGATCGCCATCGCCGCGATCGCCGTCGTCGTGATCATCGTGGCCTACCGTGCCTTCCCGTGGATCGCGCTCTCGCTGACCGCATCCTTCGGTATCTACGGACTCATCAAGAAGAAGATCGGTCCGGCGGTCGATGCCGTCAGCGGGCTCACCCTCGAGTCGTTCTGGCTGATCCCGATCGCCGTCGCGCAGCTGATCGTGGTGTCGATGACGCCGGCGGGCATCACGATGGGCGCGAACGGAGGGGTGCACGCTCTGCTGCTGGCGTTCGCGGGAGTCGCGACGGCGGTACCGCTGCTGTTGTTCGCCGCGGGAACCCGGCGGATCAACCTCACGGTGATCGGCATGATCCAGTTCATCACCCCGGTGATGCAGTTCCTCATCGGCGCCGTCGTCCTGAAAGAGCCGATGCCGCCGGAGCGCTGGGCGGGATTCATCCTCGTCTGGATCGCCATCGCCGTGTTCCTCGTCGATCTGCTGCTCGCCGGGCGCCGCGGCCGTCGGATCGCTGCGACCGAACTCGTCTGA
- the groES gene encoding co-chaperone GroES — MSVSIKPLEDRIVIKQVEAEQTTASGLVIPDTAKEKPQEGEVVAVGPGRIDDNGNRVPIDVAVGDRVLYSKYGGTEVKFGADEFLVLSARDVLAVVVR; from the coding sequence GTGTCGGTTTCCATCAAGCCGCTCGAGGACCGGATCGTCATCAAGCAGGTCGAGGCCGAGCAGACCACCGCGAGTGGCCTGGTCATCCCCGACACCGCCAAGGAGAAGCCCCAGGAGGGCGAGGTCGTGGCGGTCGGCCCCGGCCGTATCGATGACAACGGCAACCGTGTTCCGATCGACGTCGCCGTCGGCGACCGCGTGCTCTACAGCAAGTACGGCGGCACCGAGGTGAAGTTCGGTGCAGACGAGTTCCTCGTCCTGTCCGCTCGCGACGTCCTGGCGGTCGTCGTCCGCTGA
- a CDS encoding class I SAM-dependent methyltransferase: MSELRALLTPAGLELLDAVGTVGSSADVARAVSRLRAAGHSPDLVSAVVGQAHLRSKASAKFGPFAGRMLFTRAGLEQATRLGVAARHAQRIRSAGFTAVADLGCGIGGDALAFTGAGLDVLAVDADEVTAAIAAYNLAPFGDGAVVRHDTAEDAFETMPAADDRAIWMDPARRTSGHGETRRVSADDYSPSLDWAFDVARRVSTGIKLGPAHDRDALPADAESQWVSADGSVVELVVWSGALAREGVRRAALVIRDDRSHELTAPADAVDEPVRELGAFLHEPDGAVIRARLIGDVARSLDAGMLDEHIAYLTSDSALTSPFVQSFRVRETMPANPKAISTALKAHGIGRLEIKKRGVDVDPAAFRKKLTLRGDQEATLILARIGDRRVAILADRVSAAS; the protein is encoded by the coding sequence ATGTCCGAGCTGCGCGCCCTGCTGACCCCCGCCGGTCTCGAACTCCTCGACGCGGTCGGGACGGTCGGATCGAGTGCCGACGTCGCTCGCGCGGTCTCGAGGCTGCGCGCCGCCGGCCACTCCCCCGACCTGGTCTCCGCGGTCGTCGGGCAGGCTCACCTGCGCTCCAAGGCTTCCGCCAAGTTCGGACCGTTCGCCGGACGCATGCTGTTCACCCGGGCGGGCCTGGAGCAGGCCACCAGGCTCGGAGTCGCCGCTCGCCACGCGCAGCGGATCCGCAGCGCGGGATTCACCGCTGTCGCCGACCTCGGCTGCGGGATCGGCGGCGACGCGCTGGCTTTCACCGGCGCCGGACTCGACGTGCTGGCGGTCGACGCCGATGAGGTCACCGCCGCGATCGCCGCCTACAACCTCGCGCCGTTCGGTGACGGCGCAGTGGTGCGCCATGACACCGCCGAAGACGCCTTCGAGACGATGCCCGCTGCGGACGACCGGGCGATCTGGATGGATCCCGCCCGACGCACCTCCGGTCACGGGGAGACGCGGCGCGTGTCGGCCGACGACTACTCCCCCTCCCTCGACTGGGCGTTCGACGTCGCCCGCCGCGTGTCCACGGGCATCAAGCTCGGCCCCGCGCACGACCGGGATGCGCTGCCCGCCGACGCGGAGTCGCAGTGGGTGAGTGCCGACGGCAGTGTCGTCGAGCTCGTGGTGTGGAGCGGCGCCCTCGCCCGTGAGGGGGTTCGCCGCGCGGCCCTGGTGATCCGCGACGACCGGTCTCACGAGCTCACCGCACCCGCAGATGCCGTCGATGAGCCGGTGCGTGAGCTCGGCGCCTTCCTGCACGAACCCGACGGTGCCGTCATCCGTGCGCGTCTGATCGGCGATGTGGCCAGGAGCCTCGACGCCGGGATGCTCGACGAGCACATCGCCTACCTGACCTCCGATTCGGCGCTGACGAGCCCCTTCGTACAGTCCTTCCGCGTGCGCGAGACGATGCCGGCGAACCCCAAGGCGATCAGCACAGCGCTGAAGGCGCACGGCATCGGCCGACTCGAGATCAAGAAGCGTGGGGTCGACGTCGACCCGGCGGCCTTCCGCAAGAAGCTCACGCTGCGGGGAGACCAGGAGGCGACGCTGATCCTCGCCCGCATCGGCGATCGACGCGTGGCGATCCTCGCCGACCGGGTCTCCGCCGCGAGCTGA